AAAGTAGCTGTTAGAAAAGATCACTCAAATAATAATCCAATAAACAATTGACCAATAACACTTCTCCTTTCAAGAGTTATATTGCTTAGCAGTTGCCAAAGAACTAACTTGTCTTCATAGCACTGGTGACATCTCCGACAGGAGGATTATTGCTATTCATGAATTGGTGGAATATGATTTAACTCGAGCATTTTGATTCAGGCAGAAGGGCAGTACAAAAACATATGTTGAACAAAAAGTTCAGAACTAGCTGATAGGGAAGGAGCAAATAAAGAAAGCAGTCAAATAAGCTCCATCAATCAACTATTCATTGATAGACAAACTATATTCTTTATCATTTCATGTCAAACGGAACATCTTTTATCTTTCTCATCAACACCACCAGTGCCTTGCCCCTTGAGGAACAAAGTTCACTTACCTTTTAgccagaagaaaaaaaaaggctGGCCCTTGATAATTCAGGTTCCTTCAACACAATTTATATAGAGAGTTATAACACTAAATGGTTACCCGTAGTTTAGTAAAATGAGCTAACATAATGACAATAAATAAGCAACTAATTGAGTAAAAAAAACATGTGAATTGCAACAAGGAAGATCGATGTACAGGGATCATAAATCCAATTAGTTAGGATGGAAAACTCTTAGATTAGTCCTTagataaaaagacaaaaaaagaaatgacaAATACCAGCTTAAATGATTCAGAAAGAGATTCCACCGAAGTGTACGCGAGATAAAGAAGAGCACTTTTGTAGAACTCGGCAAACTCCTGGCGAGTTTTATGGTACTGAGATGAAACCCAATAATAGCTTGCATAGACAGATGGATCAATGTCAGTCATGCTATCAAGTGTAGTTTTCCCCTCATCTAAAAGTTTCTGGCACTCTTTTGGATCTCCTTGCTCAAGCTTAAATAGGGCAATCTGCATCTTAATATAAAGAATTGGCTCCTCTATCCGTATCTCCTTAGTATTATGAAGTTTCTCCGTCACTCCTTCAAGGAAGCCTATAGCGGCTTCTTTCTCAGGGTATTGCCGAGAAACAATGACCGCAAATTGTGCAAGTTTGAGAAGATTGATCTTTGTCTCAAAATCAGTGATGAAGTTGTGATACAATTGTATTAGTCCATCGCCAGCCTAAATAAAGAGAAGAGAGGTGTTATATGCAAACAAAGCATAATAAAACAACCACTCGCTATGGTTTATCTCTTTACTATAACACAACACACCGAACCATTACGAATTAATTgggaataaatataataatggtATAATATTTTAATCCTGGAGAATAAACCCCCTGAAACAAGatttaatattgaataattttagTTATATCAGCTCCACCTCAATTTAAATCATTAATACAGGACAAGGATAAACGATAGACACATTTAGATGATTGAGAACTTCTCTTGGGGGATATGTAATTGAGatgatttgaaataataatttttaaaaaaaccttaACATCACTGGATAACTTGTCTGCTTATTTTGCCACCAAGTTCTGAATCAGGGTCCTAATAGTATTCCTATGCCAATACAGATGCATTTGCATGATTAGGCATAGTATCAACAGTTACATGCTAATTGACGCTACATGTGACTACCAAACTGTATAAACCTACAAACACATGCAAAAAAGAGTAAgatcttttttaaacaaatgttAGTAGTGTACATTTCTCTGAATTTATAAACCATGGAATTTGCACGGTATACAAAGAGAGCATTTTTACTTAAGGAGATCAAATACTACATAAGTGTCTTTTAGCATGATACTAACTTCGAAttcaattgaatcaattttcCAGGGTCCATAATCCCAAAGGAGTGTTTAGAGGAAGTCTCTAATAGATTTGCATTAAGCTGAGTTTACCTCATAATGAATTTGGattatagatacaaaaaaagGTCATTTAAAAAAGGTCATTTTCCTTCCATTAGCACCACGTAGGGTTCTGTGAAATAAAACATGCTGAAATTTCTCTCCATCATCACCTACGGTTATCTTCAAGAAAATTCTCTAAGAAAAAGACAATTCAGTTTCTGCAATGAAGTTTCCCTTGAACACATCCTCATACAATAACAAAGTGAATTTCACAAATTCATTTTACAACACTACTTCCCTATCAAGATATTAGTGAATTCTTTTTTTCCATATCAAAATTTAGAAGATTgtaaatattgttgttgttgtaatattTAGAAGATCAGATCTTCCCCTCCGTCGCGAGTTCAATTCCAAAAAAGACGAAAATACTTTGTAATTTCTTCTCATCTATATCCAAGCTTAGTGTACAGAGTTACCTGGTACTTGGTTTTGTGGGAGGTAGCAGATATTCTGTGAAATAAGTCGAGGTGCGCACAAACAAGTTCAGACACTACTTCATCAAAAAAACAAGTTCAGACACTATGCTTACTATTTAAAAGATTAGATCATCTGAGTCAATATCAGGGCTTTCAAATACCAAACATAGTATAAAATGGCTTGGCGCGGGAAGGTCCTCTTTCACGGGTGTTGTATTGTATTATTTGCACGTTTCCCAATATGCAAACTTCAGCTATAGAGAGGTCTTATATGTGAGGAACGCATTCAACTGCCCCACCCCTCCACATTTCCCCCCATTCCCCCAAACAACTTGAACAACATAGAACTCAATGAAGCACCACTCAAGTTACTATCAGCTGATACATTATCTTTGCAGTATCCACCATGCTACTCTAGTTCAATTAGAAATTGTAACTATGACACCTGAGGCTTGCACGCACTAATCTATTGGCAGTCTGCTATAGCCAACAAGACCAAGTGAAGGGTAAACCTGTCCACAATATAGTTTGATTGTTATGTCTACTATAACCCAATTCAAAACATTCTTCTCCAGTTGAACTATCCATCAACCAAAAACAAACAACCAAACTCCTGCTTTTATGCATTTTGTTCTGTTCCTTGTCAGGAAGCAccaatgttatatttttttaagtaaccATGATGTTTGGGCCAGCTTACGCATACTTCAACTAATTCCAATGTGTCACCTCCCATTTCTCCTCCATCAACAGGTACCAGGTAAAATGAGAAtaaatcacctagtgtttttgtcTCTACTTATATTTGAACCAGAAACCTCATAGCGCACAACCTACTTCATTGACCATTAGGTCACAGCCTTAGCTACGAAGCCCCAATTTTTGTAACCCTTCCAAAAGCAATAGAATAGTTCTAAGCTCAAACAGCTCCCAATTCTTATCCAtcccaaaatcaaatcctaTATATAAATCTCTAACACAAATCCTCTACTAAACCCTAACTTATACCCACCTAAACCCATAACATGGGAGAATCTAAGTAGCTTTCAACTTGGTTGGGGAGGGTTCCAGGTCCAAACAATCCCCAATTCTTACCCATTCCAAACCAAATCCTATAAGTAAATCTGTAGCACAAATCCTCCACTAAACCTAACTTATACCCACCTAAACCCATACCATAGAAGAATCTTAGTAGTTCAGTTAGTTGATAATTATCGAAACTTTCACCTTGTTTCTAGGCCCAAACAACCCCCAATTCTTACCTGTTCCAGACCAAATCCTATAAGTACAATCTTCCCCTAAACCCTAACTTATACCCACCTATACCCATAGCATGAGAGAATCTTAGCAGCTCAGTTAGTTGACAGATTAACTGAACTTTCACCTTGTTTAGTGAGCACTCAATTCCTCACCTTACAATCATCTCCACTTaacaaaaagacaaaaaaaaaaatagcatgCGCACACGCACAAATAAAGTccaaatacaacaaaaaaacaaacGAAATTCGCAGGaattaaatcaaattcaatGAGAACCTTAAAAACGGGAAGAGCAACAAACTGTTCAAGCTTAAGAGTAAGCTGATGCCATAGCTTCCTCTGGTACAGATCTGCCAAAGTAGTGTACCAATCGGAAAGCTGTGAAGGAGCATTGCAAAACGATTCCAAGTACTGAAGTGCCGCCATAGCTGAAAAAGCTCTCTCAGTAACACCGATGAAGACGAAGCAGATACTGTGGTGTGTATGTGAGAGAGAAAGATACCTGACTTGTAAATTGCGTTTTACTTGTTCATAAAGAAATCAATAATGGAGTTTGGGTTAGTCCAGTTTAGTCTCTATTCTATTATGCATTGGACCCCTAAAGTTtacaaatattaattgttttttattcaaTATACACGTTCAGAGAtcgaatatgaaaatttaaaaaaaattataattcaaataaataaaataaatttcaattgaatttattaaatttaatcataatcgttcatattttcaattttaacttttgaattttaatgttaggTCATCAAAATTAATTGTCTCAATAGTGTTGCTTACTCATAAAAGTCGTTCATCTTTATGTAAATTAGTGTTGCAAAAAATATATGAGGTTAGATAGAGATtactatataattatttaactattaatctataaaatcatataatgatATCTAATGGCATAAATGATATAATGGGTAGGATCATAGAGTTCaaacttattaaatatttaaaaatataacttattagtaatatttagcatatataatatgaaaatagaaTCAAATATCACACTTGTGAATAGGAATGGCGATGGGATGAAATAGATGCGAATCAGAACAGGTTTAAGGctatataagataaaataaatttaaaattgtatagtgcagataaaatatgaatctaattgaaatattttttaaaaatttaaagtgataAGATAATTTTAAAAGGAATGTAACGAGAGAGATTTTGATGATAAATCAGTGCCATATCAAAGTCAACTATATTGTAGCATAGAAATGTTTATGATTTAAAGCTTatgtatattaataataatctcAAATTAATATTCTAATAATAATTGAGTTTATAATTAagtgtttataatttttctaataaatatgagatttgaacaaaaattattatatgtacaTGAATCTGTaatcaaaattctaaattatgTTTTCATGCATATGAAACAAAGAATCTATCGTaactctttaaaaaatattaactccaaGTCTTTCTAGTTTCAAAAGTCTAAAGAGAAAGTCAGAAATTTTacttaaatcatataaaatttagtatatataatagtattttttatctatataccataatattattctttttaacacACAATCTAATTGTGCAATAAAAAGTGattaatgtataattaattaaggatATTCATTTGACTATTCTTTAAGagatatatatagataattaattttaataataattgagtttaagcttaagacttaaactcaaattatttaatttagattgtTTGACTATGAgtcaaaagaatttaattaGTCTACATACGTTTCGCGGGTGCTAGCTTAAATAGTTTCTAGAGTTATATATCCTTAAAGTATCATAAGTAAATTATATACTTTGTACactatataaatacataaatattttctattttatttttacatgtaACAGTTtcgttattatatttttctcaatACTTGTTGATATAATGCTTAATTTGAGTCGAAtgtttagtaaaaataattattctaatTTCACAAAAAAGAATTCACTTTAAATTCCACATTGAGTATCTTGttgattatgatgattataGAGAAGGAACATATTACATACTTGACTCAATTGCACACATATACTATTGATTGTTATACTAATTGAATGTATTATTGTAAATGCTTATCCTCTTGATATTGTCAAAATTCCAGTAATAAGATATTGACTTGATAATAGTTATATCACAAACTTTATTGGaagtttaataaatttaaatttatgttttatagaGCTAACTAAAGGAGATAAATAAAATGTCCATTAAGAGTTtagttatttcataaaattcgAGAATTTAAAACTCTGATTAAAGATTGACATTATAATCGTCCAAATTCCACAAGCCAATATCCCACATGATGTCTTCATTAGATGAGGCCTCAGGCACTTGCACATAATTAGCATATCCATTGATCATAGAACCAAACAAACCACCTTGTTGATCTTGCTCATGAAATGTGTTGTTATGGTACAAAATGGTCATGTCTTGTTTTGGCACATGACTTACAACTTTATTCTCATTTTCCTCGAACAGTAACATCATCCTTTTCAGGTCGATTTGACTATTCGATAATTGTTGCTGTTGAAACTGATGTCTTTTTAAAAGACagattctttttgttttttcagaATTATCAGTACTTGTTTTCTTgactttctttttgaaatgagTCCTCCAATAATTCTTAATTTCGTTGTCAGTTCTCCCTGGCAAGTTTCTAGCAATCGTTGACCATCtgcaattttattattcttatcatGTTAGTATTATTCTAAATTATTTCAAAGAACTTTAGTGTATGAAAAATTAGTATATAGTACTTCAAATAATTACCTATTCCCCCATATAGCATGAAGTTCAAGAATAATCCTTTCTTCATATGGAGTAATTTGCCCTCTTTTAAGGTCTGGCCTTAAGTAATTCACCCATCTCAATCTACAActttttccatttcttttcaATCCTGTTTAGACaagtaaataaatgaaaaatcgAGTTTTAAATTTCCAGAAACTACACAATCATATAGACAAAAAGATATCGGATTTTAAATTTCGAGAAACTACACAattatgtaacaaaaaaaaaatagatcgCATCTAAAAGTTTCAAATAGGATGAGagattttctaataaaaatactCGTATATGAAGTCAACTCATAATTGATCAAAGTGAATGAGAATGAAATGGTACATACATTTTCTTTTGGGATTCGAATGTATAGTATTACTATTGAAACTCtgattaattcaaatattttatcgtTCGATTCGACTCGATCGATGATAGGTTTGTTCAAGATGGAAGTGAGTGAAAATATAGACAATATAGTAATTACCAGCAAGCCTAGCAACACAATTCCATCTGCCTTCACCATGCAAATTGACATAATCAATGAGCAATTTATCTTCTTCAACTGTCCAAGGACCTTTTCTCCATTCTTCTTCAATAATTCCCCAccttctcatttatttatttttttataaatattcttaatattcaaaactaatatatattttgtccTCAAAATTCTATAACATGATTAGCAAGTGTTGTTGCTATTTATATTTGCACCAAAAACTCACTCattggtcaattttttttatgacaaatgAATTATAGCTAAACATGACTCCATTAATTATAGCACttggtataaaatattatttgtccTCATCAATTGTATAGTTACGTGTACATGTTATAATTTACTACTCTTAGAAAATTCAAAGAAGGCATTGAAAGATTTGTTTGGAGAAACCAAAGGAAGTTGTAACATCACATGTATACAATTTGGagacaattttatttgtatgacttttctacaataaataataaactctTTTAGTTTGATGATAACTtgcattaaattaatttttagaacTTTTTTCATCGTTATCGATCTATTTTATGtttgatgtttatatttattGGGTTAGATTCGCATTAGATGTCTCTTGTTGGGGTAAAACACTCTCAATGATACTTGTATTGGTATCAGACAAAGTTTAGATGCAGATTGGAAAGTCTTATATTAGGGTTAAAGCACTTTAATTTGTACGTCGTATTGAAATCAAAGTAATATGTATTCATGTCGAGAAGTCTCAAATTAGGATAAAGTGCTTTCACTGGTATTCATTAGAAATCAAACTGCATTTGGATTTGCcaagaaaaatctcaaaattgGAGGTAAGTTGCTTCCATCAGGACACGTATTGAAATTAAACTGAATTTGAATTCGTGTAGAAAAATCTTATATTCGGGTAATACATTTGTATGAATACTCGTATTGAAGGTAAAACGCTTCCAATACTTTCTATTATATGGGCAAAGCACTTTCACTTGTACTCATATTAGGATCAGACCAAATCTAAATCTACATCGATAAAATCTCATACGTGGGACCAAGTAAAGCTTTTCTATTGCTATTTATATTGAGATCAGACTAAATTCAAATTCGTGTTAAAGAGTTCATATCAGTGAAATTCTCCCACTGAAACTTACATTGggaagagaaaaattaatttttaatccGAATCGAAATGTCTCGTATTAGTAATAAAACATTCCTAAAAAAAGCGACCTAAACATAACattatttttgattaaaaatacaatatttatcgCTTCACTACGATAATTCCCATTGCTAAACTTATAAAACTTGGCTATTGTTGACTACCAAGAGATTTGGTGACATTGGTAGCATGCATCTTGATCAAAGTCAccaaagaatattttttagttattaggTTTAAACAACACAAAAGTGATTAGGCCACTCAAAAGAGAGGACTAGAAAGGCCACCTATAACCTAAAATAATGCATCTAGACAACTATATTCATACTTAAATAATGttttttgctaaaaataatgaagttaggaaaattagtaaaataaattagtgGATAATTTTCAATGTGATCCAATAAGAAAGATGCAAGTGTTTAATTAATATGCTTACTTCTTAAGGATATAGGTGCAcaataattactattatatgataattaattataatttgttgGATGCCATTTTGGGAATGGAGTTCATTagaataacaatatttttcacTAATTATATTAGCTAAAGTAACAGGTGTATTGTTCATGTCATGATTTTGGAAGTATACATAAAAGCCTAGATTCTTGCTTTTCTtagttatatcttatatatgtattttttgtacttctatttttgaaatatataagtTACATTAATACATCTAATATCATATGGATAGAagtggaaataaaataaatgaacacaATTTcctccatttttattatttttatggatagaaatggaaataaaatattgacaaaaatttcaaaagaataaaatcattGGTAATGTAGCAATTTAGGTGTAGGAATTTAGATAGTGTCGTTAGATAAATCGCTCCAATAGCagcaatttataaaatttattttttaattcttttaacaAATCAGCGCTGCCAACAATttgataaatgatttttttaaaaaaattataaatcgccagcaattttacttttt
This DNA window, taken from Solanum lycopersicum chromosome 5, SLM_r2.1, encodes the following:
- the LOC101245654 gene encoding 26S proteasome non-ATPase regulatory subunit 13 homolog B, producing the protein MAALQYLESFCNAPSQLSDWYTTLADLYQRKLWHQLTLKLEQFVALPVFKAGDGLIQLYHNFITDFETKINLLKLAQFAVIVSRQYPEKEAAIGFLEGVTEKLHNTKEIRIEEPILYIKMQIALFKLEQGDPKECQKLLDEGKTTLDSMTDIDPSVYASYYWVSSQYHKTRQEFAEFYKSALLYLAYTSVESLSESFKLDLAFDLSLSALLGDNIYNFGELLAHPIIKSLIGTKVEWLYYILEAFNTGDLVHYQKLCHVHQAALTAQPALVQNEKKLLEKINILCLMEIIFSRPAYDRTIPLSVIAERTKLSVEDVEYLLMKSLSVHLIEGIIDQVEGTVHVSWVQPRVLGIPQIKSLRDRLDNWVDKVHTALLSVEAETPDLVAA
- the LOC101248880 gene encoding MYB-like transcription factor EOBII, whose amino-acid sequence is MRRWGIIEEEWRKGPWTVEEDKLLIDYVNLHGEGRWNCVARLAGLKRNGKSCRLRWVNYLRPDLKRGQITPYEERIILELHAIWGNRWSTIARNLPGRTDNEIKNYWRTHFKKKVKKTSTDNSEKTKRICLLKRHQFQQQQLSNSQIDLKRMMLLFEENENKVVSHVPKQDMTILYHNNTFHEQDQQGGLFGSMINGYANYVQVPEASSNEDIMWDIGLWNLDDYNVNL